One window of Solwaraspora sp. WMMA2056 genomic DNA carries:
- a CDS encoding PHP domain-containing protein → MGHHHHDHSHDHAATGADVPAALDLSVPDAELSGPEASRRSFLRNAGLLGAGAAASVLAGGHAAHAAPAADDETSAGGASTGDGEFVWLAGDHHIHTQYSSDAMYRVVDQAKHARAYGLDWIVITDHGGATHARIGVEKVNPDIVATRQEIKDLLVYQGLEWNIPSAEHGTVFVQPGPNEVAVLKQFETDYDGSVTGTSGPSPANEALAIAGIKFLGDEVRNRRIGGALFLANHPSRRGVDSPHEIRAWRDADPTVAVGMEGAPGHQASSLPAPAGPGRGRGYYEGSPSAASFPGYPLESYRTWGGFDWMTATVGGLWDSLLAEGKPWWISANSDSHVNYLGTSMRGPNSDFNANGRYDDPVYGPLITTAGDFWPGQYSRTHVGAKAFGYRAVMDAIRAGRVWVDHGGLIRGLDMRVRRTNDQRPGAGATLGGTLKVKSGTSVTVTLDIDLATTPNWAQFLPQLARVDLIVGDVTGPVTDADTFTAPTARVAASFEVQPGRKRVSFSYPLGRVDRPMYIRVRGTDGNRGAPGLMGAAVDPHGPAMDVMGDADPWLDLWFYGNPIWVLPS, encoded by the coding sequence ATGGGACACCACCACCACGATCACAGCCACGATCACGCCGCGACCGGTGCCGACGTACCGGCCGCTCTCGACCTGTCGGTGCCGGACGCCGAGCTCTCCGGACCCGAGGCGTCCCGGCGCAGTTTCCTGCGCAACGCCGGCCTGCTCGGCGCCGGTGCCGCCGCGTCGGTGCTCGCCGGTGGGCACGCCGCGCACGCCGCCCCGGCCGCCGACGACGAGACCTCGGCCGGCGGCGCGTCGACCGGCGACGGCGAGTTCGTCTGGCTGGCCGGCGACCACCACATCCACACCCAGTACAGCTCCGACGCCATGTACCGGGTGGTCGACCAGGCCAAGCACGCCCGCGCGTACGGTCTGGACTGGATCGTCATCACCGACCACGGCGGCGCGACCCACGCCCGCATCGGGGTGGAGAAGGTGAACCCGGACATCGTCGCCACCCGGCAGGAGATCAAGGACCTGCTGGTCTACCAGGGCCTGGAGTGGAACATCCCGTCCGCCGAGCACGGCACGGTGTTCGTCCAGCCCGGGCCGAACGAGGTCGCCGTACTCAAGCAGTTCGAGACCGACTACGACGGCTCGGTGACCGGCACCAGCGGCCCGAGCCCGGCCAACGAGGCGCTCGCCATCGCCGGCATCAAGTTCCTCGGCGACGAGGTCCGTAACCGCCGGATCGGTGGCGCCCTGTTCCTGGCCAACCACCCGTCGCGGCGCGGCGTGGACTCGCCGCACGAGATCCGCGCCTGGCGCGACGCCGACCCGACGGTGGCCGTCGGCATGGAGGGCGCGCCCGGACACCAGGCGTCCAGCCTGCCCGCGCCCGCCGGACCGGGTCGCGGTCGCGGCTACTACGAGGGCAGCCCGTCGGCGGCGTCGTTCCCCGGTTACCCGCTGGAGAGCTACCGCACCTGGGGCGGGTTCGACTGGATGACCGCCACCGTGGGCGGGCTCTGGGACAGCCTGCTCGCCGAGGGCAAGCCGTGGTGGATCAGCGCCAACTCCGACTCGCACGTCAACTACCTGGGTACGTCGATGCGCGGGCCGAACAGCGACTTCAACGCCAACGGCAGGTACGACGACCCGGTGTACGGACCGCTGATCACCACCGCCGGCGACTTCTGGCCGGGCCAGTACAGCCGTACCCACGTCGGCGCCAAGGCGTTCGGCTACCGGGCGGTGATGGACGCCATCCGGGCCGGCCGGGTCTGGGTCGACCACGGTGGTCTGATCCGGGGCCTGGACATGCGGGTCCGCCGCACCAACGACCAGCGGCCGGGCGCCGGTGCCACGCTGGGCGGAACGTTGAAGGTCAAGAGCGGTACCTCGGTCACGGTGACGCTCGACATCGACCTGGCCACCACACCGAACTGGGCGCAGTTCCTGCCGCAACTGGCCCGGGTGGACCTGATCGTCGGCGACGTGACCGGCCCGGTGACCGACGCGGACACCTTCACCGCGCCGACCGCCCGGGTGGCCGCCTCGTTCGAGGTGCAGCCCGGCCGTAAGCGGGTGTCGTTCAGCTACCCGCTGGGACGGGTGGACCGGCCGATGTACATCCGGGTACGGGGTACCGACGGCAACCGCGGCGCGCCCGGTCTGATGGGGGCGGCGGTCGACCCGCACGGCCCGGCGATGGACGTGATGGGAGACGCCGACCCGTGGCTGGACCTGTGGTTCTACGGCAACCCGATCTGGGTCCTGCCGTCCTGA
- a CDS encoding energy-coupling factor transporter transmembrane component T, which produces MTGAARPAVLARRNPVAKLVAALIFSVALLATLDPLTPAIALAVEVAVIPLFGLRYRTVARRMLPVLISAAGLLVTLLLFAAERSGTVLLAAGPLLLTTGVLITALGLALRLLAVALPGVLVFATTDPTDLADALIQNAKAPPRFAIGALAAFRMVPMLSAEWQLLTMARRARGVDPGRNPLRRLRLFAATGFGLLVLAIRRGTRLATAMDARGFDSEVARTSARRQRFGVADVGLVVGAAAVAALSLATGLAAAAG; this is translated from the coding sequence GTGACCGGTGCGGCGCGGCCGGCGGTGCTGGCCCGGCGCAACCCGGTGGCGAAGCTCGTCGCGGCGTTGATCTTCTCGGTGGCGCTGCTGGCCACTCTGGATCCGCTCACCCCGGCGATCGCGCTCGCCGTCGAGGTCGCGGTGATCCCGCTGTTCGGCCTGCGCTACCGCACCGTGGCCCGGCGGATGCTGCCGGTGCTGATCAGCGCGGCCGGTCTGCTGGTGACCCTGCTGCTGTTCGCCGCCGAGCGGTCCGGGACCGTACTGCTGGCCGCCGGGCCGCTACTGCTGACCACCGGAGTCCTGATCACCGCGCTCGGCCTGGCATTGCGGCTGCTCGCCGTCGCGCTGCCCGGGGTGCTGGTCTTCGCCACCACCGACCCCACCGATCTGGCCGACGCGCTGATCCAGAATGCCAAGGCACCGCCCCGGTTCGCCATCGGTGCGCTCGCCGCCTTCCGGATGGTGCCGATGCTCAGCGCCGAGTGGCAGCTGCTGACGATGGCCCGGCGGGCACGTGGGGTGGACCCGGGCCGCAACCCGCTGCGCCGGTTGCGGCTGTTCGCCGCCACCGGCTTCGGCCTGCTGGTGCTGGCGATCCGCCGGGGAACGCGGCTGGCCACCGCGATGGACGCGCGGGGTTTCGACTCCGAGGTCGCGCGCACGAGCGCCCGTCGGCAGCGGTTCGGCGTGGCCGACGTCGGCCTGGTCGTCGGCGCGGCCGCTGTGGCCGCGTTGTCGTTGGCGACCGGGTTGGCCGCAGCGGCCGGCTGA
- a CDS encoding ABC transporter ATP-binding protein, which yields MSRLELRGFGWRHAGRRAWAVRDVDLRIGAGERVLLLGPSGAGKSTLLAAMAGLLPADSGEQAGTVGVDGLDPRKARDRVGIVFQDPQTQLVMARSGDDVAFGLENRGVPAPEIWPRVDAALARVGFRYGRDRPTAALSGGEQQRLALAGALALRPDLLLLDEPTANLDPAGADLVRDAIAGALADDDDTTLVIVEHRVAQALPLVDRVVVLEPGGGVRADGPPTEVFDRYGGQLAADGVWVPDQPLPVRRSGRPAGAPLLHADRVGLPPRLAVRADEVPVHAGEALAVLGPNGAGKTTLALLLGGLVAPGAGAVRATAALTGGRVGAVPHRWRAPELVRRIGSVFQNPEHQFVTTTVADELALGPRRCGLPEPAVGRVVDELLTRLRLDRLARANPYTLSGGEARRLSVATALATAPQLLVLDEPTFGQDRRTWIELVELLAGLRDEGHAVVAVTHDADFVDALADRRLAL from the coding sequence GTGAGCCGGCTGGAGCTGCGGGGCTTCGGCTGGCGGCACGCCGGCCGCCGGGCCTGGGCGGTGCGCGACGTCGACCTGCGGATCGGCGCCGGCGAACGGGTCCTGCTGCTCGGGCCGTCCGGCGCGGGCAAGAGCACCCTGCTGGCGGCGATGGCCGGGCTGCTGCCGGCCGACTCGGGCGAACAGGCCGGCACGGTCGGCGTCGACGGGCTCGACCCGCGCAAGGCCCGCGACCGGGTCGGCATCGTCTTCCAGGATCCGCAGACCCAGCTGGTGATGGCGCGCAGCGGTGACGACGTGGCGTTCGGGCTGGAGAACCGGGGCGTACCGGCTCCGGAGATCTGGCCACGGGTCGACGCCGCGCTGGCCCGGGTCGGTTTCCGGTACGGCCGGGACCGGCCGACCGCCGCGTTGTCCGGTGGCGAGCAGCAGCGACTCGCCCTGGCCGGGGCGCTCGCGCTGCGCCCGGACCTGCTGCTGCTCGACGAGCCGACCGCGAACCTGGATCCGGCCGGCGCCGACCTGGTCCGCGACGCGATCGCCGGCGCGCTGGCCGACGATGACGACACCACCCTGGTGATCGTCGAGCACCGGGTGGCGCAGGCGCTGCCGCTGGTCGACCGGGTGGTGGTGCTGGAACCCGGTGGCGGGGTGCGGGCCGACGGCCCGCCGACGGAGGTCTTCGACCGGTACGGCGGACAACTGGCCGCCGACGGTGTGTGGGTGCCCGACCAGCCACTTCCGGTACGGCGGTCCGGTCGACCCGCCGGTGCGCCGCTGCTGCACGCCGACCGGGTCGGGTTGCCGCCCCGGCTGGCCGTGCGCGCCGACGAGGTGCCGGTGCACGCCGGGGAGGCGCTGGCCGTACTCGGGCCCAACGGGGCCGGCAAGACCACCCTGGCGTTGCTGCTCGGCGGGCTGGTCGCCCCCGGTGCGGGCGCGGTACGGGCGACCGCAGCGCTGACCGGTGGGCGGGTCGGGGCGGTGCCGCACCGCTGGCGGGCGCCGGAGCTGGTCCGCCGGATCGGTTCGGTGTTCCAGAACCCGGAGCACCAGTTCGTCACCACGACCGTGGCCGACGAGTTGGCGCTCGGCCCGCGCCGCTGCGGTCTGCCGGAGCCGGCGGTCGGTCGGGTCGTCGACGAGCTGCTCACCCGGTTGCGGCTGGACCGGCTGGCGCGGGCGAACCCGTACACGTTGTCCGGTGGTGAGGCGCGGCGGCTGAGTGTGGCGACCGCTCTGGCCACCGCGCCGCAGCTGCTGGTGCTCGACGAACCGACCTTCGGCCAGGACCGCCGGACCTGGATCGAGCTGGTGGAGCTGCTGGCCGGGTTACGCGACGAGGGGCACGCCGTCGTCGCGGTCACCCATGACGCGGATTTCGTCGACGCGCTGGCCGACCGGCGGCTGGCCCTGTGA
- a CDS encoding ECF transporter S component: MTLRSTSVDRRWRTVDIVVASVIAVAFGVIFWAWGLVWAATEAAFTFFPPAQAVLYGVWLVPAVLGALVIRKPGAALFCELVAALVSAALGSQWGAVVVLQGLAQGVGAELVFLAVAYRSFRLPVVLAAGAAAGLGAAIFDQVRYYAPYDLVTFRIPIFVVTVVSAIVLAGAGSVALTRALARTGVLDRFPAGRDRTMV; encoded by the coding sequence ATGACGCTACGCAGTACCTCCGTCGACCGCCGTTGGCGGACCGTCGACATCGTGGTCGCCTCGGTGATCGCGGTCGCCTTCGGGGTGATCTTCTGGGCGTGGGGGCTGGTCTGGGCAGCCACCGAGGCCGCGTTCACCTTCTTCCCGCCCGCCCAGGCGGTGCTGTACGGGGTGTGGCTGGTGCCGGCTGTGCTCGGTGCCCTGGTGATCCGCAAGCCGGGGGCCGCGCTCTTCTGCGAACTGGTCGCCGCGTTGGTGTCGGCGGCGCTGGGCAGCCAGTGGGGCGCCGTGGTGGTGCTCCAGGGCCTGGCCCAGGGCGTCGGCGCCGAGCTGGTGTTCCTCGCGGTGGCGTACCGCTCGTTCCGGCTGCCGGTGGTGCTGGCCGCCGGGGCGGCCGCCGGGCTCGGCGCGGCGATCTTCGACCAGGTCCGGTACTACGCGCCGTACGATCTGGTCACCTTCCGGATCCCGATCTTCGTCGTGACCGTGGTCAGCGCGATCGTGCTGGCCGGTGCCGGCAGCGTCGCGCTGACCCGGGCACTGGCCCGGACCGGGGTGCTCGACCGGTTCCCGGCCGGCCGCGACCGCACCATGGTGTGA
- a CDS encoding permease yields MRPPRRRLFGDRVGSVEVLAFLLIGLVIFREPLAGLISDPRLQTWTTVFVSVMVQAMPFLVFGVVLSAVIAVFVPRSFWAKALPKHPALAVPVASAAGVVLPGCECGSVPIAGSLIRRGVAPAAALAFLLAAPAINPIVLVATAVAFPNNPEMVLGRGVASLIVAMVMGWLWLRLGRTDWIRLPHRPDLDDLSRARAFWAAVRHDIMHAGGFLVIGAMAAASINVLVPERWLQTLADNPVLSILALAVLAVLLSICSEADAFVAASLSQFSLTSRLVFLVVGPMVDLKLISMQAGTFGRRFAYRFAPATFLIAIVVAVAVGTVLL; encoded by the coding sequence CTGCGGCCGCCCCGGCGGCGACTGTTCGGCGACCGGGTCGGCTCGGTCGAGGTGCTCGCCTTCCTACTGATCGGGTTGGTGATCTTCCGCGAGCCGTTGGCCGGCCTGATCTCCGACCCCCGGCTGCAGACCTGGACCACCGTCTTCGTCTCGGTGATGGTCCAGGCCATGCCGTTCCTTGTCTTCGGCGTGGTGCTCTCCGCGGTCATCGCGGTCTTCGTGCCCCGGTCGTTCTGGGCGAAGGCGCTGCCGAAGCATCCGGCGCTGGCGGTGCCGGTGGCCAGCGCGGCCGGCGTGGTGCTGCCCGGCTGCGAGTGCGGCTCGGTGCCGATCGCCGGGTCGTTGATCCGCCGGGGCGTCGCGCCGGCCGCCGCCCTGGCGTTCCTGCTGGCCGCGCCGGCGATCAACCCGATCGTGCTGGTCGCCACGGCCGTCGCCTTCCCGAACAACCCGGAGATGGTGCTCGGCCGGGGTGTCGCCAGCCTGATCGTCGCGATGGTGATGGGCTGGCTGTGGCTGCGGCTGGGCCGCACCGACTGGATCCGGTTGCCGCACCGGCCGGATCTGGACGACCTGTCCCGCGCCCGGGCCTTCTGGGCGGCCGTCCGGCACGACATCATGCACGCCGGCGGTTTCCTGGTGATCGGTGCGATGGCCGCCGCCAGCATCAACGTTCTGGTGCCGGAGCGCTGGCTGCAGACCCTCGCCGACAACCCGGTGCTGTCCATCCTGGCCCTGGCGGTGCTCGCCGTACTGCTGTCGATCTGCTCCGAGGCCGACGCGTTCGTCGCCGCGTCGCTGTCGCAGTTCTCGCTCACCTCGCGACTGGTGTTCCTGGTCGTCGGCCCGATGGTCGACCTGAAGCTGATCTCGATGCAAGCCGGTACGTTCGGGCGCCGGTTCGCGTACCGGTTCGCTCCGGCGACCTTTCTGATCGCCATAGTGGTGGCGGTCGCGGTGGGGACGGTGCTGTTGTGA
- a CDS encoding TIGR03943 family protein, giving the protein MNKQAQGVVLLLLGGAVVKASVTEMYLRYVKEVLQPFLIVAGLLLVAAGIMTLWHDLRRRNAPAPADDGHDHHDDGHGHAHHEPRVGWLLILPVLGLLLVAPPALGSYAAAQAGTALSAEQASSDYPPLPDGDPAQISVLDYASRAIFDEGRSLDGRTVRLTGFVAEGPDGEPMLARIVLSCCAADGRPIKVGMDGSAPTGLPVDTWIAVVGRYSDRIGTDPVNGASIPYLGVESWQEIEPPAQQYE; this is encoded by the coding sequence GTGAACAAGCAGGCTCAAGGTGTGGTGCTGCTGCTGCTCGGCGGCGCGGTCGTCAAGGCCAGCGTCACCGAGATGTACCTGCGCTACGTCAAGGAGGTGCTGCAGCCGTTCCTGATCGTCGCGGGCCTGCTGCTGGTCGCCGCCGGCATCATGACGCTCTGGCACGACCTGCGGCGGCGCAACGCACCCGCCCCGGCCGACGACGGCCACGACCACCACGACGACGGTCACGGCCACGCCCACCACGAGCCGCGGGTCGGCTGGCTGCTGATCCTGCCGGTGCTCGGCCTGCTGCTGGTCGCCCCGCCCGCGCTGGGTTCGTACGCCGCCGCGCAGGCCGGTACCGCGCTCAGCGCCGAGCAGGCATCCTCGGACTATCCACCGCTGCCCGACGGCGACCCGGCCCAGATCAGCGTCCTCGACTACGCCTCCCGGGCGATCTTCGACGAGGGTCGGTCACTGGACGGTCGGACCGTACGGCTCACCGGCTTCGTCGCCGAAGGGCCGGACGGCGAGCCGATGCTGGCCCGTATCGTGCTGTCCTGCTGCGCCGCCGACGGCCGACCGATCAAGGTCGGGATGGACGGCAGCGCCCCCACCGGGCTGCCGGTGGACACCTGGATCGCGGTGGTCGGCCGGTACAGCGACCGGATCGGCACCGACCCGGTGAACGGGGCGAGCATCCCGTACCTGGGGGTCGAATCCTGGCAGGAGATCGAGCCGCCGGCGCAGCAGTACGAGTAG
- a CDS encoding DUF6328 family protein, giving the protein MSRETERERWQRNFADLLQELRVAQTGVQILFAFLLTLPFSSGFPDTTAFQRDIYVVALLAAAAAAAMIISPVAFHRVLFRQGRKPELVRFAHRMASGGLGFMLVAMVSSVLLVTDFILPRTVGFVLSGITGLWFLTFWAALPFVHRGWLRDDDEDDDEGTASGDAAGHQTSARHP; this is encoded by the coding sequence ATGAGCCGGGAGACCGAGCGGGAACGGTGGCAACGGAATTTCGCCGACCTGTTGCAGGAGCTTCGAGTCGCCCAGACCGGCGTCCAGATTCTCTTCGCGTTCCTGCTGACGCTGCCGTTCAGCAGCGGCTTCCCGGACACGACCGCGTTCCAGCGCGACATCTACGTGGTCGCGCTGCTCGCGGCGGCGGCCGCCGCCGCGATGATCATTTCGCCGGTGGCGTTCCACCGGGTGCTGTTCCGCCAGGGCCGTAAGCCCGAACTGGTCCGGTTCGCCCACCGGATGGCCAGCGGCGGCCTCGGCTTCATGCTGGTGGCGATGGTCAGCTCGGTTCTGCTGGTCACCGACTTCATCCTGCCGCGGACGGTCGGGTTCGTCCTCAGCGGCATCACCGGGCTCTGGTTCCTGACCTTCTGGGCCGCTCTGCCGTTTGTGCACCGCGGCTGGCTGCGCGACGACGACGAGGACGACGACGAGGGGACGGCCAGCGGCGATGCCGCCGGTCACCAGACGTCAGCGCGGCACCCGTAG
- a CDS encoding transcriptional repressor: protein MKTGDTTTTEQAAVRNTRQRSAVSAILDELAGFHSAQELHAMLRERGDRVGLTTVYRTLQGLADSGEVDVMRPPGGEHLYRRCSQGHHHHLVCRSCGSTVEVEGPAVEAWAERVAAQHGYVGVSHTMEIFGTCPQCASRKTGKKS, encoded by the coding sequence ATGAAGACTGGAGACACCACCACCACCGAGCAGGCGGCGGTCCGCAACACCCGGCAACGCAGCGCGGTGAGCGCCATCCTCGACGAGTTGGCGGGGTTCCACAGCGCCCAGGAACTGCACGCCATGTTGCGGGAACGCGGCGACCGGGTCGGCCTGACCACCGTCTACCGGACGTTGCAGGGGCTCGCCGACTCGGGCGAGGTCGACGTGATGCGTCCGCCCGGCGGCGAGCATCTGTACCGGCGGTGCAGCCAGGGCCACCACCACCATCTCGTCTGCCGATCCTGCGGCAGCACCGTCGAGGTCGAGGGGCCGGCGGTCGAGGCGTGGGCGGAACGGGTCGCGGCCCAGCACGGGTACGTCGGGGTGAGCCACACGATGGAGATCTTCGGCACCTGCCCGCAGTGCGCCAGCCGCAAGACCGGCAAGAAGTCCTAG
- a CDS encoding metalloregulator ArsR/SmtB family transcription factor, translating into MTMANGYEGYESAGELLRALSAPIRVAIVTELAQGERCVHELVEKLGAPQPLVSQHLRVLRGAGVVHGSRRGREIAYALVDEHVAHIVADAVSHAREVR; encoded by the coding sequence GTGACGATGGCCAACGGCTACGAGGGGTACGAGAGCGCGGGCGAACTGCTGCGCGCCCTCTCCGCTCCGATCCGGGTCGCCATCGTGACCGAGCTCGCCCAGGGCGAACGCTGCGTCCACGAGCTCGTGGAGAAGCTCGGCGCACCGCAGCCGCTGGTGTCGCAGCACCTTCGTGTGCTGCGTGGGGCCGGTGTGGTGCACGGCTCCCGGCGGGGCCGGGAGATCGCGTACGCGCTGGTCGACGAACACGTCGCGCACATCGTCGCCGACGCGGTCAGCCATGCCCGGGAGGTACGGTGA
- a CDS encoding metal ABC transporter permease, translated as MSIFQYEFMIRALIGALVIGLAAPALGIYLVQRRMSLIGDGVGHVALTGVGVGLLLDRSPVLTAVIVAAIGAIAIELLRERGRTSGDMALALLFYGGIAGGVMLVGLAGDRSNANLMSYLFGSLSTTRPEDLRVIVVLAAVVLAAMLLLRPALFAICHDEEYAKVSGLPVRTLNLLIAVTTAVTVTIAMRAVGLLLVSALMVVPVATAQQLTRGFRTTMAAAMAIGLVSAGGGVWLAGTVNTALGATIVILAIGAFAATAIGAGLWRLLRRRGARLRVPQRPAREVEPPEVVLES; from the coding sequence ATGAGCATCTTCCAGTACGAATTCATGATCCGGGCGCTGATCGGCGCCCTGGTCATCGGGCTGGCCGCCCCGGCCCTGGGCATCTACCTGGTGCAGCGGCGGATGTCGTTGATCGGCGACGGGGTGGGCCACGTGGCCCTCACCGGGGTCGGCGTCGGCCTGCTGCTGGACCGCTCCCCCGTGCTCACCGCGGTGATCGTCGCCGCGATCGGCGCGATCGCCATCGAACTGTTGCGCGAACGCGGCCGCACCTCCGGCGACATGGCGCTCGCGCTGCTGTTCTACGGCGGTATCGCCGGCGGGGTGATGCTGGTCGGGCTGGCCGGCGACCGCAGCAACGCCAACCTGATGTCCTACCTGTTCGGGTCGCTGAGCACCACCCGCCCGGAGGACCTGCGGGTGATCGTGGTGCTCGCCGCGGTCGTGCTCGCCGCGATGCTGCTGCTGCGCCCGGCACTGTTCGCCATCTGCCACGACGAGGAGTACGCCAAGGTCTCCGGCCTGCCGGTGCGCACGCTCAACCTGCTGATCGCGGTCACCACCGCGGTGACCGTCACCATCGCCATGCGGGCGGTCGGCCTGCTGCTGGTCAGCGCACTGATGGTGGTGCCGGTGGCGACCGCGCAGCAGCTCACCCGGGGGTTCCGCACCACCATGGCGGCGGCGATGGCGATCGGCCTGGTCTCGGCCGGCGGCGGCGTGTGGCTGGCCGGCACCGTCAACACCGCGCTCGGCGCGACGATCGTCATCCTGGCGATCGGCGCGTTCGCCGCCACCGCGATCGGTGCCGGCCTCTGGCGCCTGCTGCGCCGACGGGGTGCCCGCCTGCGCGTACCGCAGCGGCCGGCCCGCGAGGTGGAGCCACCGGAGGTCGTCCTGGAGTCCTGA
- a CDS encoding metal ABC transporter ATP-binding protein, with amino-acid sequence MSTPVVQVEHGVAGYDGRPVLRAIDLTVNSGEVVALLGANGSGKSTLIRTALGLVPLRGGTVRLFDVPLGRFRQWHRVGYVPQRLGAGSGVPATVGEVVASGRLARRGVLRPAGAADRAAVAAALAAVGLADRVRDPVAALSGGQQQRTLIARALAGEPELLVLDEPTAGVDAASQEAFATALGTFVTGGGTVLLVAHELGPLQPLIDRAVVLHHGEVVHDGAVPPPAGHHADPGHDHVHPHAPVEPSRILNA; translated from the coding sequence GTGAGCACACCTGTCGTCCAGGTGGAGCACGGGGTGGCCGGCTACGACGGCCGCCCCGTGCTCCGCGCCATCGACCTCACCGTGAACAGCGGTGAGGTCGTCGCGTTGCTCGGCGCGAACGGCTCCGGCAAGTCCACCCTGATCCGCACCGCGCTCGGTCTGGTGCCGCTGCGCGGCGGTACCGTCCGGCTCTTCGACGTGCCGTTGGGGCGGTTCCGCCAATGGCACCGGGTCGGCTACGTACCGCAACGGCTCGGGGCCGGCAGCGGCGTACCGGCCACCGTCGGGGAGGTCGTCGCCTCCGGCCGGCTCGCCCGTCGCGGCGTACTGCGCCCGGCCGGGGCCGCCGACCGGGCCGCCGTCGCGGCGGCGCTGGCCGCCGTCGGCCTCGCCGACCGGGTACGCGACCCGGTCGCCGCCCTCTCCGGTGGCCAGCAGCAGCGGACGCTGATCGCCCGCGCGCTGGCCGGCGAACCGGAACTGCTGGTCCTCGACGAGCCCACCGCCGGGGTCGACGCCGCCAGCCAGGAGGCGTTCGCCACGGCGCTCGGCACGTTCGTCACCGGCGGCGGTACGGTGCTGCTGGTCGCCCACGAGCTCGGGCCGTTGCAGCCGCTGATCGACCGCGCGGTGGTGCTGCACCACGGCGAGGTGGTCCACGACGGCGCGGTGCCACCACCGGCCGGGCACCACGCCGACCCCGGTCACGACCACGTCCACCCGCACGCGCCGGTCGAACCGTCCCGGATATTGAACGCATGA
- a CDS encoding metal ABC transporter substrate-binding protein, with protein sequence MHNHPLRRTLALSAGALLALGGTVACAQGDADTSATTTGDTVGVVAAFYPLQFLAERIGGDAVTVTGLAPPGAEPHDLELNPQQVGQISDADLVVYLSGFQPAVDAAVEQEAGDAAFDVVTVEPLLDATDGGHSHEHGEDEHAEDEHGHEEEEPGHDDEPTPGGEAVDEHADSDAAKDPHLWLDPTRFATVADELAARLGKADPDRADDFTARAAALRTELEALDTEYAEGLATCERREIITSHAAFGYLAVRYELEQIGITGLSPEDEPAPQRLAEVIEEAREHQATTIFFETLVSPAVAETIASEVGAQTAVLDPIEGLQPDADGDYFSVMRDNLDSLTTALGCS encoded by the coding sequence ATGCACAACCACCCCTTGCGCCGTACCCTCGCGCTGTCCGCCGGTGCGTTGCTCGCTCTGGGCGGCACGGTGGCCTGCGCGCAGGGCGATGCCGATACCTCTGCCACCACGACCGGCGACACGGTCGGCGTGGTCGCCGCCTTCTATCCGCTGCAGTTCCTGGCCGAACGCATCGGCGGGGACGCCGTGACGGTCACCGGCCTGGCCCCGCCCGGTGCCGAACCGCACGACCTGGAGCTCAACCCGCAGCAGGTCGGCCAGATCAGCGACGCCGACCTCGTCGTCTACCTGAGCGGTTTCCAACCGGCCGTCGACGCCGCCGTCGAGCAGGAGGCCGGCGACGCCGCGTTCGACGTGGTCACGGTCGAACCGCTGCTCGACGCCACCGACGGCGGGCACAGCCACGAGCACGGCGAGGACGAGCACGCCGAGGACGAGCACGGTCACGAAGAGGAGGAGCCGGGTCACGACGACGAGCCCACGCCGGGCGGCGAAGCCGTCGACGAGCACGCCGACTCCGACGCGGCCAAGGACCCGCACCTGTGGCTGGACCCGACCCGGTTCGCCACGGTCGCCGACGAGCTCGCCGCCCGTCTCGGCAAGGCCGACCCGGACCGGGCGGACGACTTCACCGCCCGCGCCGCCGCCCTGCGCACCGAGCTGGAAGCCCTCGACACCGAGTACGCCGAAGGGCTGGCCACCTGTGAACGTCGGGAGATCATCACCAGCCACGCCGCCTTCGGCTACCTGGCAGTGCGCTACGAGCTGGAGCAGATCGGCATCACCGGGCTGAGCCCCGAGGACGAGCCGGCGCCGCAGCGCCTCGCCGAAGTGATCGAGGAGGCCCGGGAGCACCAGGCCACCACGATCTTCTTCGAGACCCTGGTCAGCCCGGCCGTCGCCGAGACCATCGCCAGCGAGGTCGGTGCCCAGACCGCGGTCCTGGATCCGATCGAGGGGCTGCAGCCGGACGCCGACGGCGACTATTTTTCGGTGATGCGCGACAACCTCGATTCCCTCACCACCGCCCTGGGTTGTTCGTGA
- a CDS encoding DUF6703 family protein encodes MQPTQSSGSARLGRINPTGAFLVALGLVLVGLFAPGVIGGAALLVLAGGLAWLLRSTWAAVPPAGRLLRLLTVTLLVAVALAKIF; translated from the coding sequence ATGCAGCCTACGCAGTCGTCGGGTTCGGCCCGGCTCGGGCGGATCAACCCGACCGGGGCGTTCCTGGTCGCGCTCGGACTCGTCCTGGTGGGCCTGTTCGCACCTGGGGTGATCGGCGGGGCGGCGCTGCTGGTGCTGGCCGGCGGGCTGGCCTGGCTGCTGCGGTCGACCTGGGCGGCGGTGCCACCGGCGGGGCGGCTGCTGCGGCTGCTGACCGTGACGCTGCTGGTCGCGGTCGCCCTGGCCAAGATCTTCTAG